ACTTAAACCACCTCGGCTTTGAATATGTTGAAGAAGATAACCGACCCACACAGAAGAAATGTTTCCCGCACAGGTGGCCATTGGCGGGTCGAATTCCCGCGCTGCGTCTTCAAAAGTCGTTACATCTGGTCATGTCAGACCAGACCGCTCTTATCCACTAGTGATGGGGCATGTCAGCACTAACCCAATGGTCAACGTGTTGTGAGGGAGTGGGCAAGGGGTCCACCCAGCTCACGTCTCGTGCCAGTGGGTGTGCGCCTTGATCCTCACATGGGCGTAACAGGCCCCTTGATCCCCACGCGTAATTTAGCGCCGTAAGTAGGGATTCGAGGGGATTTGTTGCCACGCGGCAAAATTACCATGCCAGCGTTTCATATTTCCCCTCTCCTATATAAGGGAGGTGGGTGAGAAAGAACTTTACACTCATTTTCCTCTTAccctttcttcttcctcgcgcCCTGCCTTGCTGCTCTTGCGCTCCATCGCTGCTTCACTGCTCTCCATACGTGCCACCATAATCAAACTCCACCACCGTGCTTCTGCATTGTCATGGAAAGACGCCGCTTGGCAATGAACGACTTGCCCATGAACGCCGACTAGGGCCCAGCTGCAGCGccgcccaaggagaaggtggcctcGCCAACAAAGGGCAAGTGGATATCCTCCACGACCTCTCGTGGGGTCGCCTTGCCGACTTCGACTACCACCTCCGTTACCCACGCTCTTCTTCCCCTTGATAGAAAGGCTCTTCATTGTGACCTACACAAAAATGCattaaaatttcacaagttttacaCAAAGGACAAATGTTTTTGTTCAACAACACACTCTCGATATACTATTCAACTATCAATTAGAATGCACTAATATAATTTTTCAGGTAAAAtgtgtaaactactccctccgttcctaaatacttgtctttctaggcatttcaacaagtgactacatacgaagcaaaatgagtgaatctacactctaaaatgtgtctacatacatccgtatgtagtagtcatttgaaatgtctagaaagacaagtatttaggaacggagggagtactaatttacGAGAAACGTGTACTTCATTTGTCTGAAATTTTTGAAAGACGTCTCCGAAATTTCGCCAATTCCACGAAATTTGCGATTTCGGGACAGGAGCGGAAGACGCGTGCGTATGGGCGTGCGATTGAATCTACAACTGCCCAATCGAAAAAATCGAGCAGCAAGGAAACGAAACCGATGGCATAACAAACCCTGTGAGGCAAACGGCGAGATTTGTCTCTGTAACCTAGCCGTGCTCTCGCTCTCGGCGTCGATATACCTATGGCGCCGATCCACGCGGAAGCGCGCGCCCCCATCGATCGGCCGCTCCCGCCGTCCCCTCCGCGCGCTCCAGCAACCCACCAGAAGCAGCAACAGCAGTAGGCGAGCGCCGCCATGGCCGTCCGCAAGCGGCCTGCCGCCGTCCACGCCCGCGCGACCACCACCAAAGGCTGCAAGAGGAGGCGCATCCGGATCGGCAGCACCGAGGACTACGAGTTCGACGACACGCCCTGCCTCGGCAAGGGCAGCTTCGGCGCCGTCGTCagggcgcgccaccgcgccaccggCAGGACCGTCGCGATTAAGTTCCCCTGCGACTCCGAGGACCCCGCCGACGCCGCTGCCGAGCTCCGGCGCGAGGCCAGCTTCCTCGCGGCCTGCGCCGGGAACCCTTACGTCGTCGGCTCCCACGGCCTCGTCTGCGACCCGGCCACCCCAAGGCTCGGGCTCGCCATGGAGTACGTCGCCGGGCCGACTCTCCACGGTTTCTTGCGGGAGAGGGCGCCGCTCCCGGAGCCCATCGTGTGCGCCTACATGTGGCGGCTGCTCACCGGCGCCGAGAAGATGCGCCGGCTCGGCATCGTCCACCGCGACCTCAAGCCATCCAACATCCTCGTCGGGAAAGGGGGAAAGATCCTCAAGATTTGCGACCTCGGCCTCGCCATGTCCCTGCGCACGGCCGACCGGACGCGGTGCAGCGACGCCGGCACGCTGCCGTACATGGCGCCCGAGGTGCTCCTTGGGAAGCCGGACTACGACGCGGGGGCGGACACGTGGTCGCTCGGGTGCGTCATGGCCGAGATGCTCACCGGCAGGCCGCTGTTCAAGGGCGACGTGAGGAGGGACGATCCGGTACGCCAGCTTCGCACTATCTTCCGCGTCCTAGGCTCGCCGGACGACAGGACGTGGCCGGAGTTCACGTCGCTGCCGCTCGCCGGCGCGGTGCGGAGATCGTTCCAGTTCCGGGAGCAGCAGCGCAGCACGCTGGGAGACCTCTTCCCCGCGGAGATGCTGTCCGAGGACGGCTACCAGGTCCTGAAAGGGCTTCTTGAGTGCAACCCCGGCAAGCGGCTGACGGCCGCCGCCGCGCTCCAGCTCCCGTGGTTCATGCCTGAGATCGACGTCGGCACCAACACCGACGGCGCGTTCATCCTGCCGGCAACTCCCAGGGAGGAGAATCTGCTAAGGATCCCACTTGAGATGTGGAAGAATTCGCAACGGCTTGAGTGTGCTTGAAGCAATGGAGAGCCATGTAGTCATGTAGATGCTAGCAGAAGAATACGTACTTGTGTTTGTATACGTGTATGACACCATGTCTGGGAGTAGATAGAAGTTGTATCTCTATCTCCCAATCAAACATTGCCTTGTAACCGACATATGAATGTGATGATCAATATATACCACATCAGATATTCCTACTTGTATTCAAAGACCAATATCTAGCATATATGCACTCAAGCTCTTTTCTTAATTTACAGGAGGGTTCAAAGTTCAAACCCAGCCCACTGCAGTTGAGGATGAACTGAAGAAACCTTAGAATTTTAGAAAACTTCGGAATGTGCAAAGAAGATACCGAATCATTTTGAACTTATGTCAAGTTACAACTTACAGCGCGTCACTGAGAAATAAACTTCCTTTAAAGATCAACATCATAGCTCTGGAGTTCATCCCTCCCCTGTGTTGATTCAGGAATTTCGTCTTTTTTAAGGCTCCAGGGATTTCTGAAACATGAACATAGAACTCTGAATTTTGATGCGTAAAAAGCCACATTTTAAAAAGTGAGGCATCCTTAGAATACTATGTTGTTCTGATGCTATATAAAATAGCGTAAAAAAAACCCGAAGGTAATCATCCTAATCGAGGCAACAGGAAAAAAAGAAATGTGAACAGGGCATGTATGCACATTTTGAAAAGAATGAACAGAGCCAACTAAAATCTGTGAGCATTAAAATTTGTGGAAATTTTGGTCAAGCACACGAACAGGGCCTCTATGCACATTT
Above is a window of Triticum dicoccoides isolate Atlit2015 ecotype Zavitan chromosome 5B, WEW_v2.0, whole genome shotgun sequence DNA encoding:
- the LOC119306465 gene encoding putative cyclin-dependent kinase F-2, encoding MAVRKRPAAVHARATTTKGCKRRRIRIGSTEDYEFDDTPCLGKGSFGAVVRARHRATGRTVAIKFPCDSEDPADAAAELRREASFLAACAGNPYVVGSHGLVCDPATPRLGLAMEYVAGPTLHGFLRERAPLPEPIVCAYMWRLLTGAEKMRRLGIVHRDLKPSNILVGKGGKILKICDLGLAMSLRTADRTRCSDAGTLPYMAPEVLLGKPDYDAGADTWSLGCVMAEMLTGRPLFKGDVRRDDPVRQLRTIFRVLGSPDDRTWPEFTSLPLAGAVRRSFQFREQQRSTLGDLFPAEMLSEDGYQVLKGLLECNPGKRLTAAAALQLPWFMPEIDVGTNTDGAFILPATPREENLLRIPLEMWKNSQRLECA